The sequence below is a genomic window from Scophthalmus maximus strain ysfricsl-2021 chromosome 19, ASM2237912v1, whole genome shotgun sequence.
ttttttctatacacggataattatttttttgtagaaaaataaaaaagtaaaaaaggggaaaacttGGTTAAAGTCAGTTGGGGAAGTTTTTTCTAGAAAAGAATCGAGCAGCGCTTCCACTCTTTCGAAACCTTTGCTGACGCAAATAGAGCAATGATTCAGGATCAGCTTCCATCAGCACTGAGGCAGTGGGAGCTCGTGTGTGTGCTGATCTCCGTGTGGTACAGTGTTCACCTTTTGTCTGTGCGTGAATTTGTGTTGCAGTAGTCCCTGCAACACAGGGAAGTTTTTCCAAATCATCGTCGGGTTATTTCTGacacaaaatcaaagaaaatggaaaaatgtaatcatgtgATAAAAATAACACCTGTGGAATGATTTCATTACAGCTAATTCAAATTTGTATTACCTTTTATATTTACTTCAAAGTCACAAACTGTATTGTGTGATACAAAATTACTAATTAGTAgtttaaaaaattacatttcctaTTTTTTACGAACCAAATCCACCCCggtcatgtatatatatatatatatatatatatatatatatatatatatatatatattatatgtgtatgtaaattccaaaaatgaaatagatattttttatttatcttttatattGTATAACGGAGTCGCACAAAATTCACATTGTTACTTTGAAGTAAGGACTTCCAACTCCACTCCGTTGATTTTGTGCCATAAAGATTATTCTTCAAAAATCAGATgaggcacaaagaaaaaaaaaaaatctgtgtccaACACAGGACATGAACTGAAAAAGGCTTCACTCCAAAGAgcgtgagaggaggaaacactcGGTGCGCagaccaaaaaacaaagagagaatcaAATGTGAGTCACCGAATGATTTGTCCAATCTCGTCCTCCAGGAGTGAAAAGTGCTGGAAGCTttgaaacatctttttttccaaatcagtGTTGTGATAAAGAAAGTGGGAAAAGTGGATGTAGACTGAAATCACACGTGTGCCTCTGCAGATTTCAACACTACTTCCTCAcagctttggaaaaaaaccttgattCAGAGAGAAGCGTCACGTGTCCAACTCTGCTGTTCACACTCAGAGCATTAATTCTTCTGTTGAAATTCGGAAACACGAGTATGTATTTTTGTTACATTGGCACATCCAGGTTTTTTAATCAGACGCTTATACCGAAGCTTTGGTTTCATTCAGCAAAGTCTCCAATCGTGACGTGAGAGATTGCACACCAAGTGTTCCTCTGTGCAATTTGCTTATTCGTTCTCTAGCTTTTCTTATACTAGATATTATTATGATCGATCCATAATTTCAGGTGCCATTTTGACGTTCGTCGTCGCCGCTTTAAAAGGTTTGAACCACCAGTTTGAAGCTGCACTGACTATaacagtacatttactcaacTCAGGTGGGAATTCTATTGTCGGGAGCCgatttgtgtgacattttgttgGAGGCTTttctacaggaaaaaaaaaagaaaagaagaggccAAACAAGCCATCCTCTGTCAAAGAAAGCATCTCTCATCTGTTATCCAGTTTGTTAATGCTTCATTCAAAACAGATCAGCTTGGGGCCacatcagatttattttcagaaGCCTTTGATATATTTTTGAGGAAAACGGATGCAGAGTATCCCATTTACAGTGATCATATTATTCACACAGAATCGGGAGTTAATCCAATTGTCCCCAGAGATGAAATGTCATTATCGTTTCCGCAGGAGAGGCCCCGCGTCCGTCAGCAGCGCGAGGCCTTGAGGAAGATTGTGCTTTAACACTAACTTCAGCAGTTGATTTTAGATTCTCCCTGCGCAAACCTGTGTTTCATATTTGGTTTAGACCGTTGTCTCGTCACATTACCCTCTTTATCATTTGTAGTTGTATTTAGTGAAATACTTTGACGCAGCTTCATTTCCTCACGAACACGATGTGATCACTCCTCCTCTTACACAATATCTCAGCTTTCCTTCGATAGAACCCCGACCCATTTTTACAGTGGTTGCGACGTGTCATCGTGATCAAGACTGACATTTTGCAAGTGTTCGTAAgggtaaacaaaaacaagggcGTTTTTGGCAAAAGTACGGTTGGTCTTCCTGCACAAACAAATCTCTTCTCACTcctgtttaactttttttttttttgcttaaggAAAGCAACGGTAACAGTAACTCTCTTTTGAAAAAatctcttctgttttgttttgggagaATGACTGTGCCTTTGCCAGAAAGTTGCTGttgcttcccccccccacactttctCTGGAAAGCGCAGGGTGTGATGTGGTGTAGAAACTTGTGAAGTGCAATATCTGAGAGACGCCCAGTGCGTCCGCCAGGAGCAGAGGCTTCTGGGTGGATGACGTGTGTGAGAAATGTTTGTAAGTGCTCGTAGactgatgaataataaaaataaaaaattaaaagttccCAGAAAACATGCTGCGTTCGAAAAACCAGGGCTACCACATTTCCCTCCTATTGCTTCATGTCTTCTAATTCTGTGTCATGGTTCAGAATCAAGATAATGTTTGAGAAGATCCCTCCCCCGAGTACCTCAGGTGTCTTTAATCCACAACATCCGttccagcaacacacacacacacacacacacaccttcccgtttgtttatttcttttaaatgtccaATACTGTTCATTCTGTTTGTTAATTTAGCACTGTAAACATTCCAGTTTGACCCAGCTTCCCCCTCAACAGCCAATGAAAAACCACAACAGCTTTTTACTTTCTGTCATTGTGTTTGCATCCTTTTCAGTTATAAGCATctaaattatattaaatatatatatcaactgtatatttgactttttgtaaaataaacctAACCAAAAAAAGATGCGTGGTGACTTTACTTGGTGGATGATGTGGAGACGGGGTTCTGATCAATagaacttcttcttctcacaggGTGTTCTAGTTTGTCTGGTGCAGGAAAAGGCTGGTGGGTTCACGCAAAGCCTGAATCCAAATGTAACGAAACAAATGTAAGATTAAGACGATACAGCTTTCTGATATTTAGAGGTTTTATATAAAGTATTCGTTGAAATCAccaaaaaatcaataaaacactgACTAAGGCTTTACAGCCCAATTATGGAAAGCATCAGTGCATCACTCTGCACACGCAGGGTATTGCGCCATTGCGCGCTGTGAATAAGCCATGATGTCCTCGCTGTGAATAagccatgatgtcatcatttctGGTTAATAGACTCATCAACAGTTACAGAGAAAAGCCCTGGACGCATCATGATGTAATACATCACCTCCCAATACTTACCTCGTGTGGCTTTCAGCTCCAAGCTCAACGATTCCCACTAAAGGTTACTcatgcaaaaaaatgaatgattcaCTCGTTTCTTTGTAATGGGATGTACTGCAAACATAGTATCTGTAGAGCTTTCAATTAACATGTGACGTCTGTGTGTGACGACTGCCCACGATTGAGGTGaaacccacaatgcaatgcgACCACAGTAAGCCATTCAGTTTTTagaactttttttattgtttttaaatttttttgctcattttttaaattatttatattatctACAAAGTAAAAGTTTTAACTTAAAAGTTACACAAGGGTCGGGGTGAGAAGTGGGATCTGATCACCTCAGCCatttataatttcataaataatgtttCTCCTGTCCTCTCGGCTGCCAACACGTGTTTATTTCACAAGAAGCTTCTTGTcatgattcttcttcttctgtctttttttttttagtttggttaGAAACCCATCGTGTACTCTGGAAACAAACTCAGCACAAAGCAGCAGCAATAAACAGTATGATTTATACTGTCTAATAGttggaagattttcttttttttcccataacaAGGTGCAGACAAAATACAAGTTCCAGTTGAAGTCATTCTCTTTTACATACTTGGTAAGCTGACTCAAGTTGGGACCCctgaaagtctgtgtgtgtgtgtgtgtgtgtgtgtgtgtgtgtgtgtgtgtgtgtgtgtgtgtgtgtgtgtgtgtggagatatCTGTATTTGAACAGGGTTTAAATAGGAGGAGTCTTGTCCGTTAAAACTCTAGCTCGTTAAAACATGTCACTGCATCAACCTGTTAACATTCTCTTATTGCCTAGTctgggagggaaggggggagggaggggtgggggagaAAAGCTGATGTGAAGCATGTCTGGTGAggatgaggaaagagaggagagggaggaggactcTCGTTCTCTTCATCACCCAGTTATGAAGGCTCTGGTTGAGAAGCGCGACGCAGAGCGGGGGTCCCTCAGCTCACTGGCGCCCCCTGtctacagctgctgctgatgatgaggcTGCACTGCAGAGACGAAAACAAGATGGAGGGAAATGTGAGGGATTGTCCACAGTTACACAGTGAAAGAAACACTTAAAAGTTATATAATGTCTAGAGAAACAAAGACGGGCGTGTGATTATAATTGATAGAGACCCTAAAAAAATTTGAACCTGTCTCCTCTTCAGTttggaaaaaatgcaaaaaccctgaacatgaatgtaaacatgCAAGACTGTCATCCTTGAACATATTTCGAACACAGGTTATCCTTGgcatctataaaaaaaaaagaaaaagcagagcaAGAGCATCTGCTTTAATGATCATTTACAGCACTTAGAACTCAGTCATCTGCTCCATCAGCCTAATATTACAATACAGCTGGTTATCCGGCATTACCGACTCCACTCTGGGTAGTATAAAGTAATTAAAAAGTTTCCAGTCATCCATGGCTTCACCTCCGTattatattttgtcaaaaaatagGGTGAATTGAGGCAGCTGCCGTCTGGTTCTTCTTGAGAACATGTGTGCACATCATAATAACTTGATTTTCACATGGTGCAAAAATTAATTGTAAAATTAATTGAGTTAATAAACCCCTCTTGTTATGGATTTCTCATATGGACGCCTACATATACACATACTCAGTATAAACAATAGCTAGTGAGATACATATATGTTTCCCCGACTTCACACCTGCAGGAGGGTACAggtttataaaaataaacatacctTGTGGATGTGCCAGGTAGGAGAAATGTGTGGTGGAGGAAACAGGGATGGGATTGAGGGCATTCTGAGGCATTTGTGGCTGCGGGCCCCCCGGTGGCCCCTGGGTGGCCATCAGCATCATCGTAGGGTGGTTGGGCGCCGGGTGGTGAGACTGAACCATACCAGACTGCATATGGGCCTGAGTGTGAGCCAGCGGACAAGAGACACGTTAACGAAAGAGAGCAACGACATCCACAACGCCGGTCCATGTGGGAGCAACATGAATAGATAATAACAGATATGGATGGAATAAAGTTTAAAGAACCACTTGTCAGTTTCACATTTCCATGTCCTGGCTCGAGCTCCATACTTTTACACAACGACAGAGATTTGactctttaaagctacagtgtgtaatatttagaagaacttatcacagaaattgaatatattgtccaacaaagaactgatgttttttcgtcagCTGTGAATgagtttgaattttaaaatattgtacATTGTATTTAAGTGCTATGATAAATTAAATGATTATTCACAGTGGAAAAAGTTGAccgagttttgtttttccttgatGAGTGAGCTGTGAACCACTAAAACAATTATATCCACTGTAACTGGAGAAAGCGAGATACTCAGTACAAAGGAAACTCGGTTACACTGCCGAAAAATATCCACTGCATTTGCAGCTTCCGGAACACCCAGATATGACCCATTCATAAACGCCTATTGGAACCGATCCCAGATTTTCCTCACTCCCACATTTAAAATCCcgaaacaggaaacactgccAATCTGATTTACTTGGCTTGGAGTTTATTCTGGATGTTGTCCAGGCAACGGATAGTAGGTCGTGACCTACCTGCTGCATGTGTGCCATGTGGTTGGGGTTGTAGCCATGCTGCACTTGCTGCGGGTGGATATAGACGGTCTGCTGGGCAGAGGGGAACGATGCCTGGGGAGACTGAGGGTTGGGCCCCGGGGTCATGGAGGGGGGCGTGGGGGCCAAGGCCGAGTACATCTGCTGCTGTGGGGCCTGGTTGGCCAGGTGGAGGGCCTGGGCTGCTGCAGCCGCTACAACGAATAAAGACACGCAAATTGAAAACACAGTGCATGACTGGAGAGTTTCATTTGTATATATCCAGCTACGAAAGTGATGTGTACAGGGACTGAAGTGACTTCAGAAGCCAAATCCCAGCTTCCACGATCGCGACGtaatcacctgctgctgcctgctggtgCTGAGGGTGCTGGACTGGGCTGGCAGCTGGATGGTTAGGAGGACCTCCATGCTGAGGGGGTCCACCCTGCTGGCCTTGGCCTGTAGGCGTGGCAGAGGGCTGGGGGTGCTGTGGGTGATGGTGCAAGGTGGCGCTGTGGTGGGAGTACTGTTGAGGCATCGGCCCCGGAGACACTGAGTAGACAAATACAAGAGTATTAAAAACAGTACACACAACACTGCCAGCACATTCTAGCCCACTGCATAATCATCTGAACATACACACGAGAGGTGGTCAGACGTACCATACatggtgtgtgtctgctctgggTACTGTGTAGTCGAAGAGGAGACGAGGCCTGGTTGGCCGTGCGTGGGAGGTGCCATCATCCTGGCACTCCCCTGCATTACTGGACTAAACACATGCTGCGCCTGGGGGACACACAAGAGACTCACAATGTCGGCATGTGACCCTTTTtggtacaaaaaataaattagcgtcaaacataaaatatttaaaatggcCTAGTACCAAAAGAGTCTTGGTCTGATCAGAAAtgttattcatttaaaatgcaaagtTTTGACAGTATACCATTAAGGCAACACTCATGAGTGGTCTTTCATGTTGAAACTAACATTTAAAAGGCTGGCTTCTTctgtttaatataaaataaaatatttataggaaaacatatttacatttctcaGACTAAAAGTAATAATTTTCACTACTGGAAACGTGGGATGTGGTATTGTCAAGAATAACGTACATGTCTTAAAATACCAAACGctacagaacaaagaaaaaggctTATAATTTTCGCAAGTTttgttcaaaaatatttttttacttaaagtAATTGCAGTGAAATTAGTGCCGAGTAAAGTTGGTTACGTGTCTTTCTTCCCTTGTCATGATTTAGACTGAACCGTGTGGTCAGTTTCAATGATGGCAACATCAGTAAAAACTGATATTGCTGATGTGCTGTCATGTGAAGGGACAGAGTAAATCTTACCTGCGACTGGTAATGAGTCATCTGCTGGACCAGTGGCTGACTGGTGAACTGCTGCGGGCTGCAGGTGAAGTACTGGGCAGAGTAAGCGGGGCTCTGTGCTACGATGGGTGGTCCTGCTGCCGTCACCTGGTGCATCATGGTGGGTGTGCCTTGCGGGTGGTGCTGGTCTGACCTCTGCTGGGGCATGTTGGGTACTGGAGATACACGCGGAGACATTTACATTAACATCCCGAATATCTAGACAGAATCACAGGTGAGTGAGGAAAAACTGTGACtacttttaaaagaaacacttttttttatgaattgagCTGAACATAAACGGATAAGACATTTCTGGTGTGAAAGTAATTTCTGAAGCCTTTTATTTAGTGAGTGAACTGTGAAATACTTTGAGTTGATGCACGTAAAGAAATATTGGATTTACAGTTCAAGGGAATGCAAGTGAAACTATTTCTTCACATTATGCCAACTTCAGTTTCTAATAGTTCTTGTAAACActgcaggaggatgaggtgTAATATCATGTACCATTTATAGCTGTATTGTTTTGCTTCTGCCACTGTTTATACTATCACTGGTATTTATTGTGCATGTTCATTCCTGCGCCCGCACAGCATATCATTTCCACTCTGGGATAATAAAGTTTATCAGTGAATCAACAGGGTCAAACGGTCGCATTTCCTGTCAAACTCAAGCACCCTGGAGGAATCATTTTCCCCTGGcagtttcaggttttttttccagctcctcGTGTCATTCTGGGATCTGTAATTCCTGTCTACTTAACAGATGATGTGTTCGCCAGCAGTCTGCAAAGACGTCAGCAGAAGTTTTCTAAAAATCTTTATTGTAGCAATGACACATGATAGTTAAGCCAACAGAAACTCACCAATGTTAAAAAAACGGGTCTTCCTCAACACTTTTTTAGGATGACTAAAAAACTCCCTATCCTAGGATCAGAACGGATACAAAAACTCATATTGCTATAATCTTAACTAAATGTAACTTCTCTGTCCAAAGAGAAATCTAGGGCCCAAATAGTAAGGCCaatacagatttatttaatAAGCGTCAGCGAGGtgggaaaaacagaaactagGGAAAGCAGTAGTTATTCTCACCTTTACCTGGTCTGTAGGGTTTAGACTGGCTGACCGTCATATGAGGCATCTGAACCTGGTACATAGCTGGAGACTGCAGGAAGGAGGGGAACGAGAACAGCAGATGAAGTGAACATAGTTTTTAGTTGATCACATCAGGGGACTTCAGTATTATGTTTCATTAAGAATGAAAACCAGCCCCCCACTAAAAATACAGGTGGATTTGTGCATCTCTGTGTGGGACAACTCCTACCACCTGTCTGTGGGGCTGGACATCAACTATTCATCTCATAACTGTTGCTTTAGAAGCAAACATGAATATTATTTGAAATACctgtatgtgcatgtgagtTTATGGGAATCATCTCTTACCTGGGGACATGCATTTTTCTAGGCCTGTCTATCATTTGGTGTTTCTCAGGTGAGTACAATGAACCAAATACTGCTTATCATCCTTAACTCCATAATATTATACACCATGCATTTCTATTAAAAACAgtactgcagcaaaaaaaaaaagaggcttaaCCTCCCATTAGCTTACAGTCATTCGTTTGGTAAACAGATGAAACCAATAGTGAAGCTGTAAGTCCATCTGTGACGACAGTTTCAAATGAATTGCAATAAGAAGTTGGCAAACCAACATCTCATGAAATCAATTCAACAAGCAAGCAAAACATCTCAGTACTTAttgggcttaaaaaaaatagaaatcttCACAAACCTTCCATATTATGCTTTTCTAatggagcgggagagagaggaggagggggagaaaaggaaaaacagaaccACTCTTTAGTTGTTCACCAAGTTATATTATCGTTTACATGAGTCTGATGTTGGATCACCAAGTTTTTCTTAAAGCAACACAGGAACAAATAAAGATTCACGACAAAACATATAATGGCTTTCATCAAAAAtatgctaaaaaaaactttcaataAGTGCTATGAGAGTGATTCAAAATCTCAGTTTGACATCATATTGTTTAATATAagtcctttttaaaaactacaatcATTTTACCtagaaattcaaataaataaaataattcagacAAACAACAGTCTGGAAGATGACAGACGaaggaaaagtgacaaaaaaggATGCACATGATCTGCACATTGgtgtacaaagaaaaaacaaaaaacaaaaatggtgcgATTTTTCcttatgaaaaatgaagaaaataaatgtggagaAAGTCGTGATGACATGCGTTAAAGATGAATGactgaaggaaaaataaaacaataaaaaaatgatgatgacaaacaaaagcaaacatgttGGGAGCTGATGGTTGTTAGTCAGGGATCCattgaaatgaacatttcatttcaaactcaTTCAATGATGTGAATCAGTGTTTCATTGATTATCCATGCTGCACATTTTAGCAGGCAgctgtgtgtctcacctgcacTCCAGGGCTGACGGGTGTGAGTGGATACATTTGGGGGAAGCAGACCGTCTGGCCGTAGACAGTCTGGGGCTGCTGGACAACGATGGAGGGGCTGGGCTGGCCCTGAGGCCGGGGGGGTGTCGGGGTGTTGGCTGGTTTGGGCTGATGAGGCATATAAAGAGAGACACAGCACAGagatatatgaataaaataaataaataaagagtaCTAACAATCTTAATTTGTGGTATTTAAACTGTGCAGCCAGCAGCTCGACATACAGACCTGTGTGTTGAACCTCGGTTTGAATTCATTGGCGTTTGGGTTCAGGGTTGATTTTCTCACTtgactgcaggaggagaagcaacAGTGAACAAGTTGACATTTAAAGGATCCGTCTGGAATCATTTGCATCATTAGATTTATCTCATCGTCGACAAATAAACGTCagcaaaaattattttaaaaatgactaaatAGTGTCCCCACGGGAGTCGCAAGAACATTTCTGGGGTCGCCAGATGGTTGTTGGGAAAAACCCccaatatatattcaaaataaaatgacatattttagaCTTGGAATTGTTTTACAATTTCTGCTTCAGAATGGATGATAATGAGTGTTTGAGAGAGTTAAAGTATATGTGCACATGAGCACACACCAGCCTGGCTATTCTGGTGGATTGCGACTCGAAAATGTTGAGGACCACTGCCCATGTGATTATTTCTGGCAgcaaaatgtgtatgtgtgattgaACACACTACAATGCCCACGTCCATGATGATGAAGGAACACAATGGAGCTCTATGGCACGGAAGAATAAAATAGCAGGCTGTGACTACACAGTAAATTCTTGGATTTGTTGATAATAACAAAAACCCATTATCACCAGACTTAGCATGTACAGGCGCCCCTCTCTTCCACTCACTCTTGTACggcctccttcttctcctccttctcttcatgcTTGAACGTGGACGTGGCTGTTGTCTGAACCCCCTGCGATGTCACATCCAGCCCTGCCCTCTTTTGGTCCAGGGCTGAGGGAGACGGGGACAGTGCAGCAGGGCTGCCGGGCTTACTCGTGTTTGtggcagaggtggagggagcGGGGACACCGCCGGGTGTTCCAGCGGCAATCACTACAACGCCCTCGTCAGTGCCCTCCCGTGCCCCTGTGGAAACTTTGTCCAGGGGGAGGTCTTTAGGCTTGTCTGCCGGATCTCTGGGTGGCTTGGTCGTCATCTGGTCAAAGGCAGGCTCTGGGTTTGAACTAGACTGCAActgaagggggggaaatgaaaagaagagtTAAAGGCGGCAGACACAAGCTCTACTGCAGCCAAATTAACTTGCGGTTAGTTATATCAGAATGTCACCAATTTTATGTCGTATGAACCAAAAAGATACTCACCCTAAAATCTACACtaaatttctttaaattgtctatttgttttctgtggtcTGGGGGCATAGAAGGTGGTCCTGTTAGGTGGGTAGGGAGAGAAAGGCATCATGAGGTTTTCAGAAAGGattattatatttcaaaaacagCTAAATACAGAATCTTTGTGATACAACCCATTTTTCTGATGCCTGACGCAGTGTTTTCTGAAgcaaatgtatgtaatgtacaCTGTACCTTTACAGACTGGTCTGGTGATACTAGGTGAGCTGTCCAAGGGCTTGATGTTCTCCTTGTTCGCCGTGGGGGATGTTTGTCTCGTCTCCTGAACACGACACTCTTTAGctatataaaacagaaaaaaaaatgaactgtccGGTTACCTCTAACATAAAATGCAGAGCAAGCATTTGTAAACAGTGCTTCTGATAGTGACAGAACCGGCACTAACGCATATCTGAGAACACACAGATCAAGTATCAAGTATTTCATATCATTCCCTCAGTCAttctctttctatctatcttagGGTGGGTTCACTTTAAGCTTACCATCTCCTGACGGAGAGGCGACCATGTTGGGAGCGGGGCTAGCAGCAGTCGGAGAGGAAGCTGATGTGGGTGTGGCAACAGTTTCCACAGGAGTGGTTCCTGTCTGTGGTGACGGGAGGGAAGAGGAGCCAGGGGAGGCTCCACCCATGCTATTCTGTCGAGGGGAGCGAGGTCTGTGAGCTGAGGATGTAAGACACCAGACTTTAGTggtcacaaaagaaaatgcaatcTCATTCTAAGTTAcccattttttatatactggCCAACATTAGAGGACAAGTACTCAAATTATTTCTGTTAAGATGTTTATATCTATTAATACCACaatgttttacaaaacaatGCAGGGCCCTTCAGAACAGGTTATCCAGTGATTCTGAAATCTGAACTAATGTCCTGTCTCCTTTGCAGATATTTTCCACTGTGAGATATCTGTGATTGTGATATGTTTGGAAATGTATCACAACGGAAACACACCCAGAGtagagaatttttttaaatagcgtAAGGAACTGtaccgtcgccaagtgctttgctcattgtgggatttgttgggttttccctataatactgtaatattgacctccctatgtaaagtgccttgagacaatgtatgttgtgatttggcactatacaaataaaattgaattgaattgaattctaCCTCCGCTAACCACTGAAGACCATGTCCCTCCAGAGGAGCTGCTCCTGGTTGGTGCTGTCACTGGGACCTCTCCGGCGGCATTGTGGGAAATTAAGTCCACTCCTGGTGGGACACCGGGGGTCCGGCAGGGTGGCACTCTGTGCGCACGAGGTGTCCGCTGGGATTTGGGAGACATCCTGGGTGGACCTGTGGATGAAGGCGGACAGGGTTCCATTAACAGACAGCGGAGGTGAGGTAAACACACTGAACAGCCTGTGTTTCCAACCATCCCACTGTGGTTTCTCTGTGAAGCTCAGCTGTGTCCCtcagaaaaaacccaaacatctgTACC
It includes:
- the atxn2 gene encoding ataxin-2 isoform X2; this translates as MSMKAGGNRSKPGGGSAAGAPASGAGGSGGGRQNLGRGRHSGKGPAAVIFNGVYANMRMVHVLTSVVGTKCELKVKNGAVYEGVFKTYGPECDLVLDAAHRKSPEPSIGPRKEDIVESIIFKASDVVVVTFKDVDLSFAKKVSSDTDNFTDAAVSGRINGEHKEKDLEPWDGGETHNSDSLESLDTDVSNGWDPNDMFKYNEEKYGVLSTYDSSLSTYTVPLERDNSEEFLKREARAAQLAEEIEASATYKARVALENDERSEEEKYTAVVRGEREPHTLSSRENKYIPPGQRNREAMSWGPGRQNSPRLAQSSAGPSAPRPGPHDYSPNSGPDQRVVNGGSSHWPSPCPSPSSRPPSRYQSGPSSLPPRATTPTRPPSRPPSRPSRPPSHSSHPSYPSSSSSFSHHGPTSPASTLPKRMSSEGPPRMSPKSQRTPRAHRVPPCRTPGVPPGVDLISHNAAGEVPVTAPTRSSSSGGTWSSVVSGAHRPRSPRQNSMGGASPGSSSLPSPQTGTTPVETVATPTSASSPTAASPAPNMVASPSGDAKECRVQETRQTSPTANKENIKPLDSSPSITRPVCKGPPSMPPDHRKQIDNLKKFSVDFRLQSSSNPEPAFDQMTTKPPRDPADKPKDLPLDKVSTGAREGTDEGVVVIAAGTPGGVPAPSTSATNTSKPGSPAALSPSPSALDQKRAGLDVTSQGVQTTATSTFKHEEKEEKKEAVQDQVRKSTLNPNANEFKPRFNTQPKPANTPTPPRPQGQPSPSIVVQQPQTVYGQTVCFPQMYPLTPVSPGVQKSIIWKSPAMYQVQMPHMTVSQSKPYRPVPNMPQQRSDQHHPQGTPTMMHQVTAAGPPIVAQSPAYSAQYFTCSPQQFTSQPLVQQMTHYQSQAQHVFSPVMQGSARMMAPPTHGQPGLVSSSTTQYPEQTHTMYVSPGPMPQQYSHHSATLHHHPQHPQPSATPTGQGQQGGPPQHGGPPNHPAASPVQHPQHQQAAAAAAAAQALHLANQAPQQQMYSALAPTPPSMTPGPNPQSPQASFPSAQQTVYIHPQQVQHGYNPNHMAHMQQAHMQSGMVQSHHPAPNHPTMMLMATQGPPGGPQPQMPQNALNPIPVSSTTHFSYLAHPQVQPHHQQQL
- the atxn2 gene encoding ataxin-2 isoform X4; translation: MSMKAGGNRSKPGGGSAAGAPASGAGGSGGGRQNLGRGRHSGKGPAAVIFNGVYANMRMVHVLTSVVGTKCELKVKNGAVYEGVFKTYGPECDLVLDAAHRKSPEPSIGPRKEDIVESIIFKASDVVVVTFKDVDLSFAKKVSSDTDNFTDAAVSGRINGEHKEKDLEPWDGGETHNSDSLESLDTDVSNGWDPNDMFKYNEEKYGVLSTYDSSLSTYTVPLERDNSEEFLKREARAAQLAEEIEASATYKARVALENDERSEEEKYTAVVRGEREPHTLSSRENKYIPPGQRNREAMSWGPGRQNSPRLAQSSAGPSAPRPGPHDYSPNSGPDQRVVNGGSSHWPSPCPSPSSRPPSRYQSGPSSLPPRATTPTRPPSRPPSRPSRPPSHSSHPSYPSSSSSFSHHGPTSPASTLPKRMSSEGPPRMSPKSQRTPRAHRVPPCRTPGVPPGVDLISHNAAGEVPVTAPTRSSSSGGTWSSVVSGAHRPRSPRQNSMGGASPGSSSLPSPQTGTTPVETVATPTSASSPTAASPAPNMVASPSGDAKECRVQETRQTSPTANKENIKPLDSSPSITRPVCKGPPSMPPDHRKQIDNLKKFSVDFRLQSSSNPEPAFDQMTTKPPRDPADKPKDLPLDKVSTGAREGTDEGVVVIAAGTPGGVPAPSTSATNTSKPGSPAALSPSPSALDQKRAGLDVTSQGVQTTATSTFKHEEKEEKKEAVQDQVRKSTLNPNANEFKPRFNTQPKPANTPTPPRPQGQPSPSIVVQQPQTVYGQTVCFPQMYPLTPVSPGVQSPAMYQVQMPHMTVSQSKPYRPGKVPNMPQQRSDQHHPQGTPTMMHQVTAAGPPIVAQSPAYSAQYFTCSPQQFTSQPLVQQMTHYQSQAQHVFSPVMQGSARMMAPPTHGQPGLVSSSTTQYPEQTHTMYVSPGPMPQQYSHHSATLHHHPQHPQPSATPTGQGQQGGPPQHGGPPNHPAASPVQHPQHQQAAAAAAAAQALHLANQAPQQQMYSALAPTPPSMTPGPNPQSPQASFPSAQQTVYIHPQQVQHGYNPNHMAHMQQAHMQSGMVQSHHPAPNHPTMMLMATQGPPGGPQPQMPQNALNPIPVSSTTHFSYLAHPQVQPHHQQQL